From the genome of Phlebotomus papatasi isolate M1 chromosome 2, Ppap_2.1, whole genome shotgun sequence:
AgcattttttggaaagaaataAACCCATACCTTTGAGCCGGAATGGTGAGAACGTCGACGATTTCATCGGAATATAATTACTCCAAATTTGTGGCCTAACCCGCCccccaaaaacaaaatcaactCTATGAAAACCCTCTTCATCTTCCTTTTGATACCATGCCATAAGATGCCGGAATCTGATCGTGCAAACTGCAGCATTAATTGCAGTGTTTTGTGGTCAATTATCGAATTAAAGGTGAGATCTGTGTGGTGTGAATTGAAAATTGAGAGTGAGAGAGACCGATCGACCCATTAACATATCATAGAATATATATTTATGCCCAAGCACACACTAATTGAATAATCGCGAGGAAGTTGAAGAGTTTTGTGATCATCAAGGAGGCATAAAATTGCATGCCAGATGACgcttttttgcaatatttggtAAATTTTTGCTGCACGGAGCATAATACCCTCCCCGCAGAACCAATTAGTTAACATCTCAATTGAATGGATTTGATACGCGCAAACTTGCGTTACTTCAATTTACCGATTAATTGCGATGCTGATTAATTAGCAGTAACATGACTATAGTGAGTGTGTATTTGTTGTGTCAATTTAATTGCATTATTCTACaaataatattgttattattatctAGACACGGAGAATGAATGGTGGGCATAATTAGTGGCTTTAGAGaaagaaagaagagaaaaaaaatgagtaatAAATACTCAGTTAATTGATGCATTCAATTGGCAAAAGCCGACGGCGCACGTCATGAACAAAAGGGTTAAGGTTTTCCTATAGACTCTTTTTCTTTGATGCTTTTATTACAACTCAGCTACTGATTTGGCATTCagcaaatatcttttttttttcattgtcttTTGCTTTAAGAACTTTCTAGATACCGCTACTGACACTTGGAAATCGCTATAAGGGAGTTTGACGGGAAAACATgggaaaaaaaactgtattaatagaaaaaaaatggcgGGAACCATATGGGTTAGGACTAGTTGACATTTAGGGTAATTGTCAAACTTTGAAATTATATGTCCTTTTGGGGCCGGATAAGGAGTTGCGGTGAGACGAACCGATGGAGTGGTACTCCTGAATGATCCAGAATGTTTTACCTCGATGGTGTCCGCTGTGAATGTGAATGAGCGCATGCTCGCTCACGAGGGAGCTTTCGCTGAGAGCGAGAGAGACTGAACGGCTGGCAGTTCACCCTCCGAAATATACCCCACACACCTGACTCTCAACTTATCACTAGCAAACTGATAAGTTGGTGTTTCGGTACTGGGCGGGGCCATCGATAGCTATGGGACGATTCTCCGTGACGTCATAAAAGCTGCGTGCGCCATTGAACCGCCAATCACACACTGGAGTACGATGTTGTGGCCGAGAGAGTGGGATAAAGTGTGTATGTGGTGAGTGACAGTGGATGGATGAGCGAGACAGAAATACTAGCACTGCTGCTACCACAAGCAACTGCGAAAACCGAACACTAGTCGATGTTTGTTAGTTGACTTCGAAAGTTCGGAGCGTTTGCACGTATTATCGTGAGAATCGTACGTTCGATTTTTGTACCTCAAAACATTCCATCACTTTTTGTTGCCCAAAAGTTGTGACACATACCaagtgaagttttttttcggCAAAAAAAACACAACCTTTTGTGGACAGTATCATTATACGAGGACGAAGGTGTCACTGGTGGCagagaaataaacaaaaaaaataattaggcAAAATACTAATTAAAGATAAAACAAAGATATTTCCATAATCTCTACCGCGTATCGGTCAATCGGACACTGTGTGACATACCATGcttaaaaattcattgtaaAAAATAAGAGAGATATCCACGAAATAGTTACTGTGTCTTGTGCAAATAATTAGAATAGTAGAGTCACTAAGATTCTACAACTCGATGGAGGTTTAAAGTGATGTAGTGTTTAGTTCCTAGTTAACAAATGAGAGATACCTAGCTAGCTAATAGCaaagagattaaaaaattgattgtgGCACAATTTGGTAATAAAAAAGGATAGACCACCCAATTGAAGgattgccaaaaaaaaacaattgtcaCACGCAATAACGAATCCAAAGATCGTCAGCCAGTTGAGGAAATTCACAACGAGGGCTGATTCGTTGATTgttgcaaaaggaaaaaaaaacagaagaagtGGAACCAGGCATTGCTCATGGGTGCCcactaattgacattttgatTTCAACGCACTTTGACCTGAgagatcaattttcaatttatacgGTTGCATCGTATCCAACGCCATATAGAACTTTCTGTTTGTTTCATTTAGTTCTGTGTATGTGTGTGACTCTTTTTCTTTTACGTTTTgggacaacaaaaaaaaaaacatagtcaCATTACATTTCGTTTTGGGCTTTTTAAAAcaatgattaacttttttcacaTTTCGTGCTATCGCAAGGAGGAAATGTGAACTCATTtgaatttgtaatgaattaagcAAAATTTGCATCTCACACACTGTGGCAAGCATTGGAGTGCTACTGGACATTTCGTATACCTGCAACGGGTGTGCATGACAAGGAGTTGACCAAAAGTCCAAGAGTGGAACATGCGAAGGTATTCCTGCACCCTTTTGCTGTGACTGGACCAACCGAATTTGACGATCGGTGATCCAGTTTTGTGACAACAATAGAGGGAACAAAAAGTGTGGAACAAAAGCCATTTCCTGGGGTGCCGACTTACAATTGAGAAAGAGTGACAAGGCAAGGGAGTTAGGCTATTGGCTGAGGACTTTGCACGATCGTTAGGAGTGTGAAATTTGGTGCCGTGATATCATACTAGTGGTGGTCAGTTGCTATGACATAAGAGGGTGTTTGGACTTTGACGTGAACAATCAGAAACCTGAGCCCCAACTTGGAGCCCTACCCCGCCAGCGTGGAGGGGCTAAACAGCCCTAGAGCGGTGGGGATGGCCGCCGCCACGTACATGACAACATCAGCCGGGGATTTGGATATGGCTCTTGGGGGTGGATATCATACGTCCTCACCCAGGAGTGCTACGGATGCCGGTGAGATGAAGTATATgcaacaccatcatcatcaCCATCATCAGGTGCCGTCCAGTCCGAGTCCCAATACGGGAGGTCTGGGAGCTGTGACAACGGGTCTGGGTGGGGTTGGTGGTAATCCTTGGGCAGCCCTGCATCCTAGTGATCCATGGGCTCTTCAGTCCCATCATTCGCACCACCATCCAGCCGATGTAAAACAGGAGATGCACTTGTCTCAACAGTCCAGGGCGCAGCAGGGTATGGCCTCCCCGCACGCCTGGCATGCCCCTGTCCATGCCTCTGCCCATTACGCCCCGACGGGCGGTTCACCCCTGCAGTACCACCATGCCGCAATGAATGGTATGCTCCATCATCCGGCTCACCCGCACCACCAGGGCAGTGCTCCGCTCCACCATGCCCTGCGCGGCGGCGATTCACCTCAGCTGCACCTGCACCCGCATCACCTCCAGGGCGATCGTGACGTGAGCGCCGGCGAGGAAGACACCCCCACGTCGGATGATCTCGAGGCATTTGCGAAGCAATTTAAGCAGAGGCGGATAAAACTGGGCTTCACGCAGGCGGACGTCGGGCTCGCCCTGGGCACCCTCTACGGTAATGTGTTTTCACAGACAACGATATGTCGCTTTGAGGCTCTTCAGCTGAGCTTCAAGAATATGTGCAAACTGAAGCCACTGCTACAGAAGTGGCTGGAGGAGGCGGACTCCACCACGGGTTCGCCGACTAGTATTGATAAGATTGCAGCTCAGGGGAGGAAGCGGAAAAAGCGAACGAGTATTGAGGTGTCGGTGAAGGGGGCGCTTGAGCAGCATTTCCACAAACAACCGAAGCCGTCGGCGCAGGAGATAAGCTCACTGGCGGACTCGCTGCAGCTAGAGAAGGAGGTGGTGCGGGTATGGTTTTGCAATAGGAGGCAAAAGGAGAAGAGGATGACGCCTCCCAATACGTTAGGGAATGAAATGATGGATGGCATGCCGCCGGGACATATGCATGGCGGTCATGGTGGCTACCATCCTCATCACGATGTCCACGGGAGTCCCATGGGGACACATAGTCATAGCCACAGCCCACCGATGCTAAGTCCGCAGAATATGCAGAATGCCGGCGGTCATCAGCTTGCGGCTCACTAGCAATCCGAGAACCAGGAGTCCACTCCAGGCGACTCGCCACCGTCAACTGCGGCAGCCACCACAACGGCATCCCCAACACCGCCACCGGCCTCCTCCATCGGCCCACCGCCTCCGCAGATGACATTTAGTACCTCGCGCCAGCATCAGATGGCTAGCGCCGCCGTGGCGGCAATGTACATAGACCACAGGTATCCGCCGTCGGCGTCAGCGCCACCACCACCCCCGCCATCTCATCTGTCCAGTCAGCAACCCCCGTTGCACCACCAGCTCATGATGCCGCCCCAGTCTACTTCCACCTCACCTACGGCGGCCCATCTTATGGCCAACCATCAGCAGCAGTTGCTACATGCAGCTGCTGCAGCCGCTGCCCAACAGCAGCATCAGCAGCAGGAGCACGGAGGACAACAGCAACAGCAGAATCAGCAACAGCAATTTCACGCGAGACGCCTATTCCAGGAGTGGACCCTGCAATTTGGCACCGCAGCCGCGGCCGCTAGTGCCGCCAACGGTGTCCACCATCGACACTTCACCAACTTTAGCAATTCGGGTGAATAATCGATGGTACAGTAGGTGCAAACGTACCCCCCTTAATAGCCTACATCTCACTGCAACATCTCTAACATCCCAGTGACTCTGTCGAGACATCGTGGTGAAGACAAATCCAAGTGGTagtttaaactaaaaaaaaagaacaccagtgagaatttaaaaaaaaattatgtgaagAAGTGCCCGAGCCCAGGGTAATTCTTGTGCAGAGAGCTAGAGAAAGCATGAGGGTGAGGACGATctataaaaaattgattaataagaCTATGAAccaaataaacaaatatttgaattgatacaaaaaaaaaacaagtaaaaacGCGCCGTCAGGTGTTTAGTACAAGTGATATACATTAAAAAATACActataattaaataatgaaaaaatgaaatactttaaataagtACATAAcataatatattattaattattgtgCGAATGTTCTGTATATTTCAAATAATCTCTCCTCCACACATTCACACcacaaatagaagaaaaaaaaatgcgatgtcttacagaaaaaaaagatacatGAAAAGGTGTTTGCGAAAAGCAACAAATTAATTCGTTCCAATTTATTGACGACTTGCGATTTCAATGTGAGTatcttctcaaataatttttttttatattgactTTAGTGTTTTAACAGCgcagaatgcaaaaaaaaaaagttgcaccGTGAAGGTATCCTCCattgcattttatttcattgacacGCATTCTTTGCATTGAATCTGGTTCATATTCCAATTCAGTTTTCTGATCCCTTTtcaaaagtaaattatttagaaaatggaaaaaatagcGAAAAGTGGTTTTAATCATTTGATTTCCGATTTCTTTTGAGACATTCCTGGAATtgtaaatcggttaaaaaaaaacgaaagacacatttataattttttatactgaTATTGAGATTGATTTTTACGAGGAAAATTCcatttttatggattttttttttcaaccaacACTCCCGCTGCATATTTGATTCTGCGCTGTGGTTGATGTTGTTTTTATTCACTACAAATATTGTGACGTGAAAAGTGACGAGAGATCAAAATTGAGAGTGAAAATTGGcttcaaaactaatttttcctatattattatgaaaaacaaaCTTCTTCAGATGACACTAAAGAAAAAAGACACTCACTGTGAAAATTAGTTTGTTGCTCATTGAACCAGAGAATTGAATTGAAAGTTCATAGTTGATTTTGTGCCCGAAAATAGGATTTAATTTTGGTATAAAATGCATAACTTTAATGGGCAGAATGCATTAAATTGTAatgtt
Proteins encoded in this window:
- the LOC129804345 gene encoding POU domain protein CF1A encodes the protein MAAATYMTTSAGDLDMALGGGYHTSSPRSATDAGEMKYMQHHHHHHHQVPSSPSPNTGGLGAVTTGLGGVGGNPWAALHPSDPWALQSHHSHHHPADVKQEMHLSQQSRAQQGMASPHAWHAPVHASAHYAPTGGSPLQYHHAAMNGMLHHPAHPHHQGSAPLHHALRGGDSPQLHLHPHHLQGDRDVSAGEEDTPTSDDLEAFAKQFKQRRIKLGFTQADVGLALGTLYGNVFSQTTICRFEALQLSFKNMCKLKPLLQKWLEEADSTTGSPTSIDKIAAQGRKRKKRTSIEVSVKGALEQHFHKQPKPSAQEISSLADSLQLEKEVVRVWFCNRRQKEKRMTPPNTLGNEMMDGMPPGHMHGGHGGYHPHHDVHGSPMGTHSHSHSPPMLSPQNMQNAGGHQLAAH